Proteins encoded by one window of Lycium barbarum isolate Lr01 chromosome 11, ASM1917538v2, whole genome shotgun sequence:
- the LOC132619777 gene encoding uncharacterized mitochondrial protein AtMg00240-like has protein sequence MTANKEDDKKKGISSEDKLLEDTGVYRRMVGTFLYLTVTRPDISFAGQAGLGILLSSKPSKKIIVLCDADWAAGPNTRRSVSGFLIKYGDSLISWKSKN, from the exons ATGACTGCCAACAAAGAAGATGATAAGAAGAAAGGGATTTCAAGTGAAGATAAATTGCTAGAAGACACTGGTGTTTATAGAAGGATGGTGGGAACATTTCTATATCTGACAGTTACCAGGCCAGATATCTCATTTGCA GGACAAGCAGGTTTGGGAATTCTATTGTCTAGCAAACCATCAAAGAAAATTATAGTTCTGTGTGATGCTGACTGGGCTGCTGGCCCAAACACAAGAAGATCTGTTTCTGGTTTTCTGATCAAATATGGAGATTCACTTATATCTTGGAAATCAAAAAATTAG